The following are encoded in a window of Pyrenophora tritici-repentis strain M4 chromosome 6, whole genome shotgun sequence genomic DNA:
- a CDS encoding CypX, Cytochrome P450, protein MANGHTGIKGPSCRIELEQLHRKYGSIVRTGPNEVSVADWRHIRTMYCNLKTILKDPSFYDGVKMIGKHNLFQMTQKPFRARSAPETKLDPLIQKNADTLVHRLISEAGSSTSGTADAYRLCALFSLETICKAAFAKDFDGIDGMGASLELLRAMDGSALVFLPQSLFPFLGSTGLGTKLPGFIGNAYRSHQIWEQLSRNMVDHFLEKSSADNKYLLSPVATDIDTFLGRRLSHEELIEEAMGYMFAGSGTTSSTLTYLLYALSLPENLHVQERLRDTIRTIPADDVTAMRQDPYLNVVIKETFRLFPTIVSTLPRILLEPLQLGEYSLPKGTIVGIRLRNNQINQS, encoded by the exons ATGGCCAATGGCCATACAGGGATTAAAGGGCCGTcgtgtcggatc GAACTTGAGCAACTCCATCGCAAATACGGATCCATTGTCCGCACCGGCCCCAATGAAGTCTCCGTTGCAGACTGGAGACATATACGGACGATGTATTGCAACCTAAAGACGATTTTAAAAGACCCCTCGTTCTACGACGGTGTTAAGATGATCGGAAAGCATAACCTTTTCCAGATGACGCAA AAACCCTTCCGAGCACGCAGCGCGCCGGAAACTAA ATTAGACCCTTTGATCCAAAAGAACGCGGATACTCTTGTACATCGATTGATTTCTGAAGCTGGTTCTTCGACCTCAGGAACTGCCGATGCATATAGGTTGTGTGCTTTGTTCAGCCTGGAAACAATCTGCAAAGCCGCTTTCGCAAAGGACTTTGACGGGATAGATGGTATGGGGGCCTCGTTGGAGCTCTTGCGTGCTATGGATGGGAGTGCTCTCGTCTTTCTCCCGCAGAGTTTGTTTCCTTTTCTTGGGTCAACTGGTCTTGGCACTAAACTACCAGGCTTCATAGGCAATGCCTATCGCAGTCACCAAATCTGGGAACAACTATCCAGGAACATGGTAGATCACTTCCTGGAAAAATCATCCGCGGACAACAAGTACTTATTGTCTCCCGTCGCTACCGATATCGATACTTTCCTTGGTCGCCGACTAAGCCATGAGGAGCTCATTGAAGAGGCGATGGGCTACATGTTTGCTGGCAGTGGAACTACCTCATCGACGTTGACTTACCTTCTATATGCGCTTTCACTTCCTGAAAATCTTCATGTTCAAGAGCGGTTACGGGACACGATTAGAACGATTCCCGCAGATGACGTTACCGCCATGCGACAAGATCCATACCTGAATGTCGTCATCAAAGAAACCTTCCGGCTCTTCCCAACTATCGTGTCAACACTTCCCCGCATTCTTCTGGAGCCACTTCAATTAGGCGAGTATAGTTTGCCTAAAGGAACGATTGTTGGtatcagactccgcaacaatcaaatcaatcaatcttaa